One window from the genome of Desulfovibrio legallii encodes:
- a CDS encoding tyrosine recombinase XerC, with protein sequence MKRQERRASGADGERFAADAAGTQAAAARPADFPPEGLDKPAGRDGSDAAARLIDAFLAWMVVQRGAAEATRRAYGADLAQLRDFLRGQGVDLGRPETVTKRHVQAFLAWLFHQGEAKSSMARKLAAARSFFRLQLRNGRVGENVAAQVRNPRQEKRQPRALNVDETFALLDAPGARQPATAEAERLLCRDLALAELLYGSGLRISEALGLDQDDVQLASQVLRVMGKGSRERLAPLSDASCERLQAWLCERPLLALPEETALFVGARGARLQRREAARIIARLCRRAGLAVTVSPHSLRHSFATHLLAAGADLRSVQELLGHKRLTTTQRYTQVSLERLVETYDAAHPRAGKK encoded by the coding sequence ATGAAGCGGCAAGAACGGCGGGCGTCAGGAGCGGATGGCGAGCGGTTTGCGGCGGACGCGGCAGGAACACAGGCCGCAGCGGCGCGCCCGGCCGACTTTCCTCCAGAAGGGCTGGACAAGCCGGCCGGACGGGACGGGTCGGACGCGGCAGCAAGGCTTATCGACGCCTTCCTGGCCTGGATGGTTGTGCAGCGCGGGGCGGCGGAGGCCACCCGACGGGCCTACGGCGCGGATCTGGCCCAGCTGCGGGATTTTTTGCGCGGCCAGGGGGTGGACCTGGGCCGTCCAGAAACCGTGACCAAACGGCATGTGCAGGCCTTTCTGGCCTGGCTGTTCCACCAGGGGGAGGCTAAAAGCTCCATGGCGCGCAAGCTGGCGGCGGCGCGTTCTTTTTTTCGGCTTCAGCTGCGCAACGGCCGGGTGGGGGAGAACGTGGCCGCCCAGGTGCGCAATCCCCGGCAGGAAAAACGCCAGCCTCGCGCCCTCAATGTGGACGAGACCTTCGCCTTGCTGGACGCGCCCGGCGCGCGGCAGCCGGCTACGGCCGAGGCGGAGCGCCTGCTCTGCCGCGATCTGGCCCTGGCCGAGCTGCTCTACGGATCTGGCCTGCGCATTTCCGAGGCCCTGGGCCTGGACCAGGACGACGTGCAGCTTGCATCGCAGGTGCTGCGGGTTATGGGCAAGGGCTCGCGGGAGCGCCTTGCGCCGCTTTCGGACGCCTCCTGCGAGCGCCTGCAGGCCTGGCTGTGCGAGCGGCCCCTGCTGGCCTTGCCGGAAGAAACGGCCCTTTTTGTGGGCGCGCGCGGGGCCCGGCTGCAGCGGCGGGAGGCCGCGCGCATCATAGCGCGGCTCTGTCGGCGGGCGGGGCTGGCGGTGACGGTTTCACCGCACAGCCTGCGCCACTCTTTCGCCACCCACCTGCTGGCGGCGGGGGCGGACCTGCGCAGCGTGCAGGAGCTTCTGGGCCACAAACGGCTGACCACCACCCAGCGCTATACGCAGGTCAGCCTGGAACGGCTGGTGGAGACCTATGACGCGGCTCACCCCAGGGCCGGGAAAAAATAA
- the dprA gene encoding DNA-processing protein DprA, which produces MDADQRREFWATLALRHCKGIGARTLAKLLRLYGSAYGAVEARQRWGDAGLLSASREFAAESWRAAARREWDSARGLEARILLWSDPGYPPLLREIPDAPAVLYCRGDGSLLRAPVFAVVGSRRATAQGKAAAAYMARCLAACGLTIVSGMAQGIDRVAHEAALGQVGRSIGVLGTGIDVRYPAANAPVFAAMEREGLLVSEFPPGTPPMAANFPVRNRIISGLALGVLVAEAASRSGSLVTARLALEQNREVYAVPGPALDAHCLGSQDLVRQGARPVFNAEDVLRDLAARLLPYGISPDTLPEAEKAAAADGFAAADGAAPQTVAAAAPAGDAGRAVGAAPAPSAVEPTPPAPPVAALLAPEAQGARLLAHLRERGPLQVDALGLALGLAPAALSGLLVGLEMQGKVRRLPGARYEVQA; this is translated from the coding sequence ATGGATGCGGATCAGCGCAGAGAATTCTGGGCTACTCTGGCCCTGCGCCACTGCAAGGGCATAGGCGCGCGTACGCTGGCAAAACTGCTGCGGCTGTACGGCAGCGCCTACGGCGCGGTGGAGGCCCGGCAGCGCTGGGGGGATGCCGGCCTGCTCTCGGCATCCCGGGAATTTGCGGCCGAATCCTGGCGCGCGGCGGCCAGAAGGGAATGGGACAGCGCCCGCGGCCTGGAGGCGCGCATCCTGCTCTGGTCTGATCCGGGCTATCCCCCGTTATTGCGGGAGATTCCCGACGCGCCCGCCGTGCTCTACTGCCGGGGCGACGGCAGCCTGTTGCGCGCGCCCGTCTTTGCCGTGGTGGGCTCGCGCCGGGCCACGGCCCAAGGCAAGGCCGCGGCGGCCTATATGGCGCGCTGCCTCGCCGCCTGCGGGCTGACTATTGTTTCAGGCATGGCCCAGGGCATTGACCGCGTGGCCCATGAGGCGGCACTGGGCCAGGTAGGCCGCAGCATCGGCGTGCTGGGCACGGGCATTGACGTGCGTTACCCCGCCGCCAACGCCCCCGTGTTCGCGGCTATGGAGCGCGAGGGCCTGCTGGTTTCGGAATTCCCGCCCGGCACGCCGCCTATGGCGGCCAACTTCCCCGTGCGCAACCGCATTATCAGCGGTCTGGCGCTGGGTGTGCTGGTGGCGGAGGCCGCCAGCCGCTCCGGCAGCCTGGTCACGGCCCGGCTGGCGCTGGAGCAGAACCGGGAAGTCTACGCTGTGCCCGGTCCGGCCCTGGACGCGCACTGCCTGGGCAGCCAGGATCTGGTGCGCCAGGGGGCGCGGCCCGTATTCAACGCCGAGGACGTGCTGCGCGATCTGGCGGCGCGGCTGCTGCCCTACGGCATTAGTCCCGATACTCTGCCCGAAGCTGAAAAGGCGGCCGCGGCAGACGGTTTTGCGGCGGCGGATGGGGCAGCCCCCCAGACCGTGGCTGCGGCTGCGCCCGCCGGGGATGCGGGCAGAGCGGTGGGGGCCGCCCCGGCCCCTTCTGCCGTGGAGCCGACGCCCCCCGCGCCCCCGGTGGCGGCGCTGCTGGCCCCGGAGGCGCAGGGCGCGCGGCTGCTGGCGCATTTGCGGGAGCGCGGTCCCTTGCAGGTGGACGCTTTGGGCCTGGCTTTGGGCCTGGCCCCGGCGGCCCTGAGCGGCCTTCTGGTGGGGCTGGAGATGCAGGGCAAGGTGCGGCGGCTGCCAGGGGCGCGTTATGAGGTGCAGGCATGA
- the ybgF gene encoding tol-pal system protein YbgF encodes MKYASLAIVLSCLACVAGCAGKARTEAQAEQEKRLQTVDRRLNALEQSVGALDSQVARLNNRVYEVRTAGGRKTSYRVVPILPPQPVQPAPAAASASPPASASAASASAREAKAQAAPVAPAPVAAASGPKSGAGATATTASAVHSSVAAPPSGGAQDGPQGVRINPAAPPRPFPGRMEAPAQSSGAVRPASVAPAAGGAPAARNPAVVPTQGASRTAVPGVLGLPPESMPAAPAGVGSAAAPAGKPAPTAQRSAAAQGGAAASSSGRAASGAGGNTSVPVPSLPPKELSLPPEPAGLGLPPLEGASKAASASRPAGQRSGQSAGQASPPAGTAASSAASASSAPAAAASPKGEEAAYKAALRLALSGKSAQSIGQFQAFLQSYPQGRYAPNATYWIGEGLYAQGRYGEALDQFRKVESGWPRHHKTADALLKAGMSLSRLGDRQGAAQAYGEVLRRFPHSEAAGLVRARGLAR; translated from the coding sequence ATGAAATATGCTTCACTGGCCATTGTGTTGAGCTGCCTTGCGTGTGTGGCCGGCTGCGCCGGCAAGGCGCGCACGGAAGCGCAGGCCGAACAGGAAAAACGCCTCCAGACCGTGGACCGGCGGCTGAACGCCCTGGAACAGAGCGTGGGCGCGCTGGATAGCCAGGTGGCCCGGCTCAACAACCGGGTCTATGAGGTCCGCACGGCGGGCGGGCGCAAAACCAGCTACCGCGTAGTGCCCATCCTGCCGCCGCAGCCCGTGCAGCCTGCTCCCGCTGCGGCCTCAGCGTCGCCCCCGGCCTCCGCGTCTGCGGCGTCGGCTTCCGCCAGGGAGGCAAAGGCGCAGGCCGCGCCCGTCGCACCCGCGCCCGTTGCGGCTGCGTCCGGGCCAAAGAGCGGCGCAGGGGCTACGGCAACGACGGCTTCCGCCGTCCACAGCTCTGTCGCCGCGCCGCCGTCCGGCGGAGCGCAGGACGGTCCGCAGGGGGTGCGCATCAACCCCGCCGCGCCGCCGCGTCCCTTCCCCGGCCGCATGGAGGCCCCGGCGCAATCTTCTGGTGCGGTTCGCCCGGCGTCTGTCGCCCCTGCGGCAGGGGGCGCTCCCGCCGCCCGGAATCCGGCCGTCGTGCCCACCCAGGGGGCCAGCCGCACGGCCGTGCCCGGCGTTCTGGGCCTGCCGCCGGAAAGTATGCCCGCGGCCCCGGCGGGGGTCGGTTCCGCTGCCGCGCCTGCGGGTAAACCCGCGCCGACAGCGCAGCGCAGCGCAGCCGCCCAGGGCGGAGCGGCCGCGAGTTCTTCCGGCAGAGCGGCCTCCGGCGCGGGCGGCAATACGTCCGTGCCTGTGCCGAGCCTGCCGCCCAAGGAACTTTCCCTGCCGCCGGAGCCCGCCGGTCTGGGCCTGCCCCCGCTGGAGGGCGCATCCAAGGCAGCTTCCGCGTCCCGGCCCGCCGGGCAGCGCAGCGGGCAAAGCGCAGGGCAGGCTTCGCCCCCGGCCGGAACCGCCGCGTCGTCCGCTGCGTCTGCGTCGTCCGCTCCGGCCGCGGCCGCCAGCCCCAAGGGCGAGGAAGCCGCCTACAAGGCGGCCCTGCGGCTGGCGCTTTCCGGCAAAAGCGCGCAGAGCATCGGGCAGTTTCAGGCTTTTTTGCAAAGCTATCCGCAGGGGCGCTATGCCCCCAACGCCACCTACTGGATCGGCGAAGGGCTGTACGCCCAGGGCCGCTATGGCGAGGCCCTGGACCAGTTCCGGAAGGTGGAATCGGGCTGGCCCCGGCACCACAAAACCGCCGACGCCCTGCTCAAGGCCGGCATGAGCCTGAGCCGTCTGGGCGACCGCCAGGGCGCGGCCCAGGCCTATGGGGAAGTGCTGCGGCGCTTCCCGCACTCCGAGGCGGCAGGCCTGGTGCGGGCGCGGGGGCTGGCCCGCTGA
- a CDS encoding CgeB family protein, translating into MSAMPLRILVVLPMYGGSLPIGHYCAAALRALGHSVRVFEAPALYPAFTGLRKLGLAPAQAGQLETAFLQLVSQAVWAMVREQEPHLVLALAQAPLGRGLLQRLRRAGVRTAMWFVEDYKVFEYWRAFAPLYDLFAVIQKEPFLSLLAQAGQANALYLPLAALPDFHRPLELRPEEQREYGADVAFLGAGYPNRRRAFRSLAGRNFKLWGSDWEDEPLLAPHLQRHGARIGEEECVRIYNATRVNLNLHSSVSDAAAVVPGDFVNPRTFELAAAGAFQLVDARGLMPELFAPGELATFTTLSEMLQGIEYYLAHPAERQAVALRGRERVLAEHTYARRMQTLLDAAARCLGPWPEAEAAAAGSVTNDEEALPPDLAAELQDMVRRLGLGPHAGFDDVVAALRARSGALDEAEAGLLFLDEWRKQYKR; encoded by the coding sequence ATGTCCGCCATGCCGTTGCGCATCCTTGTGGTCCTGCCCATGTACGGGGGGTCGTTGCCCATCGGGCACTACTGCGCCGCCGCCCTGCGCGCGCTGGGCCACAGCGTGCGCGTGTTTGAGGCCCCTGCGCTCTATCCGGCCTTTACCGGTCTGCGCAAGCTGGGCCTGGCCCCGGCCCAGGCCGGGCAGCTGGAAACGGCCTTCCTGCAGCTGGTCTCCCAGGCCGTCTGGGCCATGGTGCGGGAGCAGGAGCCCCATCTGGTGCTGGCGCTGGCCCAGGCTCCGCTGGGGCGCGGGCTGCTCCAGCGGCTGCGCCGCGCCGGGGTGCGCACGGCCATGTGGTTTGTGGAGGACTACAAAGTCTTTGAGTACTGGCGGGCCTTTGCTCCGCTGTATGACCTGTTTGCCGTCATCCAGAAGGAGCCCTTCCTTTCTCTGCTGGCGCAGGCGGGGCAGGCCAATGCCCTGTACCTGCCCCTGGCGGCCCTGCCGGACTTCCACCGTCCCCTGGAGCTGCGCCCGGAGGAACAACGGGAATACGGCGCGGACGTGGCCTTCCTGGGCGCGGGCTATCCCAACCGGCGGCGGGCCTTCCGCAGCCTGGCGGGGCGGAACTTCAAGCTCTGGGGATCGGACTGGGAGGACGAACCGCTGCTGGCCCCGCATTTGCAGCGCCACGGCGCGCGCATCGGGGAGGAGGAATGCGTCAGAATCTACAACGCCACCCGCGTCAACCTCAACCTGCACTCCAGCGTGAGCGACGCGGCAGCGGTCGTCCCCGGCGACTTCGTCAACCCGCGCACCTTTGAACTGGCGGCCGCCGGGGCCTTCCAGCTGGTGGACGCGCGCGGCCTTATGCCGGAGCTGTTCGCCCCCGGCGAGCTGGCCACCTTTACCACGCTTTCTGAAATGCTCCAGGGCATTGAATACTACCTGGCCCATCCTGCGGAGCGCCAGGCCGTGGCCCTGCGCGGGCGGGAGCGCGTGCTGGCGGAGCATACCTACGCCAGGCGGATGCAAACCCTGCTCGACGCTGCGGCCCGCTGCCTGGGGCCGTGGCCGGAGGCGGAGGCCGCTGCGGCCGGAAGCGTGACAAACGACGAGGAAGCGCTGCCGCCCGATCTGGCGGCGGAGCTCCAGGATATGGTCCGGCGGTTGGGCCTGGGGCCTCACGCGGGCTTTGACGACGTGGTGGCCGCCCTGCGGGCCCGCAGCGGCGCGCTGGACGAAGCTGAAGCCGGTTTGCTGTTTCTGGACGAGTGGCGCAAACAGTACAAGCGGTAA
- a CDS encoding glycosyltransferase family 9 protein: MAAFLVLQAARFGDLVQTGRLLRGLQAQGEVQLAVDAGLEPLARLLYPFARVWALALHGRPSAAALARNREILAQWRRQDFAAVYNCNYSGLTAALCRVFAPEQVRGYRPAPGGVLRSSWAALGFGLSARRAETPLNLVDFWGHFCTEPAVPAAVNPRPLPGGRGIGVALAGREARRSLPVPALAQLLPVVFRLRGGPPVFLLGTAAEQPAARRLLRLLPPEVRERTRDLCGKTDWPALAAALTGLDLLLAPDTGSTHLAARLGVPVLAFFLSSAWAHETGPYGPGHYVWQAALPCAPCLESAPCPRDTACLRPLQSAALLRSVAAVLQGGVAPPQPPGLQVWRTGLDALGARLDLLAGEDAQAAARRRLRGLLFRRLRLPEAPEGAAAPAPEWFAPEADWMLPPGRYC, encoded by the coding sequence ATGGCGGCATTTCTGGTTTTACAGGCGGCGCGCTTTGGCGACTTGGTGCAGACCGGGCGGCTTTTGCGCGGGCTGCAGGCCCAGGGGGAGGTGCAGCTGGCCGTGGATGCGGGGCTGGAGCCCCTGGCCCGGCTGCTCTATCCTTTTGCGCGCGTCTGGGCTTTGGCCCTGCACGGTCGGCCTTCGGCCGCGGCCCTGGCCCGCAACCGGGAAATTCTGGCCCAGTGGCGGCGGCAGGATTTTGCCGCTGTGTATAACTGCAATTATTCCGGGCTGACGGCCGCGCTCTGTCGGGTTTTTGCGCCGGAGCAGGTCCGCGGCTACCGGCCCGCGCCCGGGGGCGTGCTGCGGTCTTCCTGGGCGGCCCTGGGCTTCGGGCTCAGCGCCCGCCGGGCCGAAACGCCCCTCAACCTGGTGGATTTCTGGGGCCACTTCTGCACGGAACCGGCCGTGCCCGCGGCCGTCAATCCCCGCCCCCTGCCGGGCGGCAGGGGCATAGGGGTGGCGCTGGCCGGGCGGGAGGCTCGCCGTTCGTTGCCCGTGCCGGCGCTGGCCCAGCTGCTGCCTGTGGTTTTTCGTCTGCGCGGGGGGCCGCCGGTGTTTCTGCTGGGCACAGCCGCGGAACAGCCCGCCGCCCGTCGTTTGCTGCGTCTGCTGCCGCCGGAAGTGCGGGAACGGACCAGAGATCTGTGCGGCAAGACGGATTGGCCCGCGCTGGCTGCGGCGCTTACGGGGCTGGATCTTCTGCTCGCCCCGGATACGGGCAGCACGCACCTGGCGGCGCGGCTGGGCGTGCCGGTGCTGGCCTTTTTTCTTTCCTCGGCCTGGGCGCACGAAACCGGCCCCTACGGGCCGGGGCATTATGTCTGGCAGGCGGCGCTGCCCTGCGCGCCCTGCCTGGAATCCGCGCCCTGCCCCAGGGATACGGCCTGCCTCAGGCCCTTGCAGTCTGCGGCGTTGCTGCGCTCTGTGGCGGCCGTGCTGCAGGGCGGGGTCGCGCCGCCCCAGCCGCCCGGTCTGCAGGTCTGGCGCACGGGGCTGGACGCCCTGGGCGCTCGCTTGGATCTGCTGGCCGGGGAGGATGCTCAGGCCGCAGCGCGAAGGCGGCTGCGAGGGCTGCTGTTCCGGCGTCTGCGGCTGCCGGAAGCGCCGGAGGGGGCCGCCGCGCCCGCGCCGGAATGGTTCGCCCCGGAGGCGGACTGGATGTTGCCGCCAGGGAGATACTGCTGA
- a CDS encoding DUF488 domain-containing protein: MPRILLARVYDRPGPEAGFRVLADRVWPRGVARAGAPWDVWLRDLAPSTALRRWFAHDRAKWEAFQERYFQELDADAPARAALEDLRGLLARHATVVLLYAAKDTDCNNAVALRRYLLERPVAAP; encoded by the coding sequence ATGCCCCGGATACTGCTTGCCCGGGTGTACGATCGGCCCGGCCCGGAAGCGGGCTTCCGCGTTCTGGCGGACAGGGTCTGGCCGCGCGGGGTAGCCCGCGCCGGCGCGCCCTGGGACGTGTGGCTCAGAGACCTGGCCCCCTCCACGGCCCTGCGGCGGTGGTTCGCCCACGACAGGGCAAAATGGGAGGCCTTTCAAGAGCGCTATTTTCAGGAGCTGGACGCCGACGCCCCAGCCCGCGCGGCCCTGGAAGATCTGCGGGGCCTGCTGGCCCGGCACGCCACGGTGGTCTTGCTCTACGCGGCTAAGGACACGGACTGCAACAACGCCGTGGCCTTGCGGCGCTATCTGCTGGAGCGCCCCGTGGCAGCGCCTTGA